One stretch of Balneola sp. MJW-20 DNA includes these proteins:
- a CDS encoding fatty acid desaturase: MPEKVTFNNKIDREFSRTVKKRVNEYFESNGLSRHANASMVIKTLVILGVYFGAYALIISGSFSLGTMWLLAAIMGIGMAGIGFSISHDALHGAYSSNNTVNYLIGLTFDMVGANGYIWKITHNIIHHTYTNIHGHDEDLEVAEFIRLSPHSEYKPVHRLQHFLAFPAYSFATIFWVFVKDYWYFFKPELGPYENKSHPLSEWITLIVSKQLYYTYILVIPMMVLDITWYQLLIGFFTLHLTAGLILGIIFQLAHVVEETTHPIPDEDNMIQNHWVIHEMFTTNNFARNNKVLSWYIGGLNYQIEHHLFPKVCSIHYPQISPIVEQTAKEFGIPYNCHETFSEAVASHYRTLKKFGDRDFTWEPAV; the protein is encoded by the coding sequence ATGCCGGAAAAAGTAACATTCAACAATAAGATAGACCGCGAATTCTCACGAACCGTTAAGAAGCGGGTAAACGAATATTTTGAATCTAATGGGCTATCGAGGCACGCTAATGCCTCTATGGTCATTAAGACACTCGTCATTCTTGGAGTGTATTTTGGTGCTTACGCACTGATAATAAGCGGATCATTTTCTTTAGGCACGATGTGGCTTCTGGCCGCGATCATGGGAATCGGCATGGCTGGTATCGGATTTTCGATTTCTCACGATGCACTGCACGGAGCTTATTCATCCAACAATACGGTTAATTATCTGATCGGCCTTACTTTTGATATGGTTGGTGCAAACGGTTATATCTGGAAGATCACACATAACATTATTCATCATACTTATACCAATATACACGGTCATGATGAAGACCTGGAAGTTGCTGAATTCATCCGGCTATCTCCTCACTCTGAGTATAAGCCGGTTCACCGACTACAACATTTTCTGGCATTCCCGGCCTACAGCTTCGCGACCATTTTCTGGGTTTTCGTGAAGGACTACTGGTATTTCTTTAAGCCGGAGCTGGGACCCTATGAGAACAAGTCTCATCCTCTCAGTGAGTGGATAACTCTGATCGTGTCAAAACAGCTTTATTATACCTATATACTGGTAATCCCGATGATGGTCCTTGATATTACCTGGTATCAACTCCTGATCGGCTTTTTCACCCTTCACCTCACCGCAGGACTGATCCTTGGGATCATTTTCCAGCTGGCCCACGTAGTTGAAGAAACCACTCATCCAATACCGGATGAAGACAATATGATCCAGAATCACTGGGTGATCCATGAGATGTTCACAACCAATAATTTTGCCCGCAACAACAAGGTCTTATCCTGGTATATCGGCGGACTTAATTATCAGATCGAGCACCATCTTTTCCCTAAGGTTTGCAGCATTCACTACCCGCAGATCAGCCCGATCGTAGAACAGACGGCGAAGGAATTCGGCATCCCCTACAACTGCCATGAGACCTTCTCAGAAGCAGTAGCTTCTCATTACCGGACCTTAAAAAAATTCGGAGACCGCGACTTTACCTGGGAGCCGGCAGTTTAG
- a CDS encoding DinB family protein, with amino-acid sequence MNPRERFKENTDAFIRMIKDYPDEHFNTKPDEESWSAAEIAEHIYRSEFGISKLFSGEKKVSEKLLSDQRVEKMEKIMLDTSRKAQAFGAIIPRGDLKTKEELTGKFRENREKILSAYDESDQDDLCMNFEHPMFGYLTVREWLEFNVFHTLRHMKQMTATLKNISK; translated from the coding sequence ATGAACCCGAGAGAACGCTTTAAGGAAAATACGGATGCTTTTATCCGCATGATAAAGGATTATCCGGATGAACATTTTAATACGAAGCCTGATGAAGAAAGCTGGTCAGCCGCTGAAATAGCTGAGCATATATACCGGTCTGAATTTGGTATCTCCAAGTTATTTTCCGGCGAAAAGAAAGTCTCTGAAAAGCTTTTATCCGATCAGAGGGTCGAAAAAATGGAAAAAATAATGCTGGATACTTCCAGAAAAGCACAGGCTTTTGGGGCGATCATACCGAGAGGTGATTTAAAGACCAAAGAAGAGCTTACTGGTAAATTTCGTGAGAACCGGGAAAAGATCCTGTCTGCATACGATGAGTCAGACCAGGATGATTTGTGCATGAATTTTGAGCACCCTATGTTTGGGTACCTGACTGTCAGAGAATGGCTTGAATTCAATGTATTCCATACTCTCAGACATATGAAACAGATGACTGCAACACTCAAAAATATTTCAAAATGA
- a CDS encoding heme-binding domain-containing protein: protein MVKKILLALALILVVIQFFGIDKEVPETDPSQDFLIVAAPAAPVAILIENACYDCHSYKTEYPWYANVAPLSWWLQDHVNHGREELNFSTWTEYSPNRADHKLEEAAEYIETEEMPLPSFTWTHPEARLTNEQRELMVTWFEDYRTQIRIPLPENEEGAENEETDHQN, encoded by the coding sequence ATGGTTAAGAAAATTTTACTGGCACTTGCCCTTATATTAGTTGTGATCCAGTTCTTTGGGATTGATAAAGAAGTGCCTGAAACAGATCCCTCACAGGACTTTTTAATAGTTGCTGCTCCTGCGGCTCCTGTTGCAATTCTCATAGAAAATGCCTGCTATGATTGCCATTCCTATAAGACTGAATATCCATGGTATGCGAATGTAGCTCCTCTTTCATGGTGGCTGCAGGATCATGTAAATCACGGCCGCGAAGAACTCAATTTCTCCACCTGGACAGAGTATAGTCCCAACCGTGCTGATCACAAACTGGAAGAAGCTGCTGAATATATAGAAACTGAGGAAATGCCTCTGCCTTCCTTTACCTGGACGCACCCGGAAGCCAGGCTTACCAATGAGCAGCGTGAATTGATGGTCACATGGTTTGAAGACTACCGAACTCAGATTCGCATACCCTTACCTGAAAATGAAGAAGGGGCTGAAAACGAGGAAACAGACCATCAGAATTAA
- a CDS encoding DUF4175 family protein, producing MDKQTREIKSDQVKRLLKDSYSQLIRKEQLIGIFKSAFILTIWIISLILLESYFYLGREWKSAIILSALVVAVLIYLRERSNFRNTHYEDFYRSFSRTSGLPELKDALDLEKNNGNRELIDRAILQNLSRVESDTLQKRLKEYSTALPVSGQYLNYLQLSGLSLIVLLLCLFNFSNAASRSAEFWISHQMPNPFIFSVSPGDTTLEQGSAFSADILFKNNRIPDEVRLMIKTPAEDSFRERPMSQTDNIYQSATFDLNTDIEYYVDMDGFRSSLYRADVQLRPRFSDLQARITPPAYTELDTTHQTYPFSQVNAYQGSEILLSGLVNKPVRSIRLNGSNKDSLFTPGDSLWNFDYQVRSADTLRFRITDQSGLTNAIPFQIIINPLQDEYPVAEILEPSSNIEKIEPKSLNLLYRTSDDFGISSVKLIYELQRAYVDQPKTGTVTLQAPQPGSGSTYSWDLSALKLKPMDVLSYRIEVFDNDEYNGYKSASSRTLTLTVPSIVDYLEEVGNEEDEIQQGLEEVGENFEQISEQYEQFKEKLRENPESDYEQKRSLEQIREEQQQLEQKIDELNKQFEEIKKELGENNMISEETQQMYEELDKLMNEIDDPAFREALQELQEKLGQMNPDEMREALENAEFNEELYQERLERTIELFKQLKTNSDLEKMARSLDDLAAREKELFEEGNEEAIREQSQQTENELEKIEKQNEKIPEQAPDKSKESLEQLREELKEQLDKLQQEMQNRQEQSGQPSDQPEKRPESQEQQMQQMSQQIRQQMQNMQQNQMNINIAGLQYILYSLLEVSDQQENLVEMTQDTENRSQAYIELARDQRNMEGIFQNLSDSLTSLSQEIPQFANRINERKLEVERQLTRSVEQMAERQQRSSSIASRQALGGINEIAFEIANLLEQISNSGNGSGSGGSMEQMIEQLQQSGEQQQRLNEQLQDIINDIQGDRLTQDQMQRLNDLARQQNRIREQLEELRRSGALEEGDQLGSELERMIEEMEDTINDLRGGSADLRLVERQQNILSRMLNARDALQERDEEEEREGNTADPVNTTNPPQMTLEELEKEIRKRLNDPNFTKFSPDYQNLIRKYFELLKKLEEQRIN from the coding sequence ATGGATAAGCAGACAAGAGAAATAAAATCAGATCAGGTAAAACGCCTTCTTAAGGACTCTTACTCACAACTGATCCGCAAGGAACAGCTGATCGGCATCTTTAAGTCTGCTTTTATTCTGACCATATGGATCATATCTCTGATCTTGCTTGAATCTTATTTTTATCTCGGACGTGAATGGAAAAGTGCGATCATCCTTTCAGCCCTGGTAGTTGCGGTGCTGATTTACCTGAGGGAAAGATCTAATTTCAGGAATACCCACTATGAAGATTTTTACCGCAGCTTCAGTCGTACTTCCGGGTTACCGGAACTCAAAGATGCTCTCGATCTGGAAAAGAACAACGGTAACCGGGAACTTATAGACCGGGCAATCCTTCAGAACCTCAGCAGAGTCGAGTCTGATACTCTCCAAAAACGCCTGAAAGAATATTCGACCGCATTACCAGTTTCAGGGCAATACCTGAACTATCTTCAGTTATCAGGTCTGAGTCTTATAGTATTGCTGCTCTGCCTGTTTAATTTCAGTAACGCGGCGAGCCGAAGCGCTGAATTCTGGATCAGTCATCAAATGCCTAACCCGTTTATTTTTTCTGTTAGTCCTGGTGACACGACCCTTGAGCAGGGTTCAGCTTTTTCAGCAGATATCTTATTTAAAAATAACCGGATCCCTGATGAAGTTCGTTTGATGATCAAGACCCCTGCTGAGGACTCTTTCCGGGAAAGGCCAATGTCACAGACAGATAATATCTACCAATCTGCAACCTTTGACCTCAATACCGATATTGAATATTATGTTGATATGGATGGTTTCCGCTCTTCTTTGTACCGGGCGGATGTTCAGCTCCGTCCAAGGTTCAGTGATTTACAGGCCCGGATCACTCCTCCCGCTTATACTGAACTGGATACTACCCATCAGACCTATCCTTTTTCTCAGGTCAATGCCTATCAGGGTTCAGAGATATTACTGAGTGGTCTGGTAAATAAACCGGTCCGAAGTATCCGATTAAATGGAAGCAACAAGGATTCCCTTTTCACGCCGGGTGACTCACTATGGAATTTTGATTATCAGGTCAGATCGGCAGATACTCTTCGATTCAGAATAACCGATCAGAGCGGACTTACGAATGCCATCCCTTTTCAGATCATCATAAACCCATTGCAAGACGAGTATCCTGTTGCCGAGATCCTTGAACCGTCATCTAATATTGAAAAGATTGAACCCAAATCACTAAACCTGCTCTATCGAACTTCAGATGATTTTGGAATCAGTTCCGTAAAACTCATCTATGAATTACAGCGAGCCTATGTGGATCAGCCAAAGACCGGAACGGTCACTCTGCAAGCTCCACAACCCGGTTCCGGAAGCACCTACAGCTGGGATCTGAGTGCTCTGAAACTGAAACCTATGGATGTGCTCAGTTACCGGATCGAAGTATTCGATAATGACGAGTACAATGGATATAAATCTGCAAGTAGCAGGACACTGACACTTACGGTGCCTTCTATTGTAGATTACCTTGAGGAGGTGGGGAATGAAGAAGATGAAATTCAGCAGGGATTGGAAGAAGTAGGTGAAAACTTTGAACAGATCTCTGAACAATATGAACAGTTCAAGGAAAAGCTTCGGGAAAATCCTGAATCCGATTATGAACAAAAAAGATCACTTGAACAGATCCGGGAGGAACAGCAACAGCTTGAACAAAAGATCGATGAACTGAACAAGCAGTTTGAAGAGATCAAGAAGGAACTTGGAGAGAATAACATGATCTCTGAAGAAACTCAGCAAATGTATGAAGAGCTGGATAAGCTGATGAATGAGATCGATGATCCCGCATTTCGGGAAGCTCTGCAGGAATTACAGGAAAAGTTAGGGCAAATGAATCCGGATGAGATGCGGGAAGCCCTAGAAAATGCTGAATTTAATGAAGAATTATATCAGGAGAGACTTGAGAGAACGATTGAATTATTCAAACAGCTGAAGACCAATTCTGACCTCGAGAAGATGGCCCGTTCGCTGGATGATCTGGCAGCTAGGGAAAAAGAGCTGTTTGAGGAAGGGAATGAGGAAGCGATCAGGGAACAATCTCAACAGACTGAGAATGAATTAGAGAAGATCGAAAAACAAAATGAAAAGATCCCCGAACAAGCACCCGATAAAAGCAAGGAATCTCTGGAACAACTTCGGGAAGAGCTGAAGGAGCAGCTTGATAAACTTCAGCAGGAGATGCAAAACAGGCAAGAGCAATCCGGACAGCCTTCTGATCAACCGGAAAAACGACCTGAGTCTCAGGAACAACAAATGCAGCAAATGTCTCAGCAGATACGACAGCAGATGCAGAATATGCAGCAGAACCAAATGAATATTAATATTGCCGGCTTACAATATATTCTGTATTCCCTTCTTGAAGTGTCTGATCAACAAGAGAACCTGGTTGAAATGACTCAGGATACTGAAAATCGTTCACAGGCTTATATTGAACTCGCACGTGATCAGCGAAATATGGAGGGCATCTTTCAGAATCTTTCTGATTCACTTACCTCTCTTTCACAAGAGATCCCGCAGTTTGCAAATCGTATTAATGAGCGTAAACTGGAAGTGGAAAGGCAACTGACCCGCTCCGTAGAACAAATGGCGGAAAGACAGCAACGATCTTCATCCATAGCATCCCGACAGGCACTGGGTGGGATCAACGAGATAGCTTTTGAGATCGCTAATCTGCTCGAACAGATCTCCAATAGTGGAAATGGCAGCGGCAGTGGAGGCTCCATGGAACAGATGATCGAACAGCTGCAGCAGTCAGGCGAACAACAGCAGCGACTGAATGAACAATTACAGGACATTATCAATGATATTCAGGGCGATCGTCTGACACAGGATCAGATGCAACGTTTGAATGACCTTGCCCGGCAGCAAAACCGAATCCGCGAACAACTGGAAGAACTCCGAAGAAGTGGTGCTCTTGAAGAAGGGGATCAGCTTGGAAGCGAGCTGGAACGCATGATCGAAGAAATGGAAGATACCATCAATGACCTCAGAGGAGGTTCTGCCGACCTGCGGCTTGTTGAAAGACAACAAAATATCCTGAGCAGAATGCTTAACGCCAGAGACGCTTTACAGGAACGGGATGAAGAAGAAGAAAGAGAAGGAAATACCGCTGATCCTGTAAATACAACGAATCCACCTCAAATGACTCTCGAGGAACTGGAAAAAGAGATCCGTAAACGGCTGAATGATCCAAACTTTACCAAGTTCTCTCCGGATTATCAAAACCTTATTCGAAAGTATTTTGAGCTGCTTAAGAAACTGGAAGAACAAAGGATCAACTGA
- a CDS encoding replication-associated recombination protein A has translation MDLFQDKNSPKNITDKNLNKTTGDEPLATRMRPRTLDEFAGQEHLVGEGQMLRRMIEAGVIGSLIFYGPPSSGKTTLAHVISKEIQASFEVINAVLDGIKELRNVVDKAEKLKKLNGRKTILFVDEIHRWNKAQQDALLPHLESGIITLVGATTENPFYSLVNPLLSRCQLFELHSLHFEEVRSMLERALADRERGLGDKDIRIDAAALDHLSEFAGGDIRNALNALEVAVLSTKPDNDNKIHITHEIAKASIQRRNVRYDRTGDEHYHFASAFIKSMRGSDPDAALYWMNAMLEGGDDPVFIFRRLLIFASEDVGLAEPNAISIVNSCQDAFMKCGMPEGMYFLSHACLYLSICPKSNSTKAIFEVNREISEKGVQDIPAYLKDKTANKKSARFLDVENASEDYKYPHSYPHNWVKQQYLPDNLKNKNWYEAGSQGREAMLWKKWQEIKGKDPKE, from the coding sequence ATGGATCTATTTCAGGATAAAAACAGCCCTAAAAACATTACGGATAAAAATCTGAATAAAACTACTGGTGATGAACCGCTGGCTACCCGAATGCGCCCAAGAACACTGGATGAATTCGCCGGTCAGGAGCACCTGGTGGGAGAGGGGCAGATGCTCAGAAGAATGATCGAAGCAGGGGTGATCGGATCCCTGATCTTTTATGGTCCTCCGAGTTCAGGTAAGACCACGCTTGCACATGTTATTTCCAAAGAGATTCAGGCTTCTTTTGAGGTTATCAATGCGGTGCTGGATGGGATCAAAGAACTTAGAAATGTGGTAGATAAAGCGGAAAAGCTAAAGAAGCTGAACGGCCGGAAGACCATTCTGTTTGTCGACGAGATTCACCGGTGGAACAAAGCCCAGCAGGACGCCTTACTTCCTCATTTGGAATCCGGTATTATAACACTGGTTGGGGCGACCACCGAAAACCCATTCTATTCACTGGTTAACCCGCTTTTGTCCAGGTGTCAGCTTTTTGAGCTTCACTCGCTGCATTTTGAAGAAGTAAGGTCAATGCTGGAAAGGGCTTTGGCTGACAGAGAAAGAGGATTAGGGGATAAAGACATTCGTATTGATGCAGCAGCGCTTGATCATTTGTCTGAATTCGCTGGAGGGGACATCAGAAATGCCCTAAATGCGCTGGAAGTCGCTGTATTGTCAACGAAACCGGATAATGACAATAAGATCCATATTACTCATGAGATCGCAAAAGCGAGTATTCAGCGGAGAAATGTTCGATACGATCGTACAGGTGATGAACACTATCACTTTGCATCTGCATTTATCAAATCTATGCGAGGGTCTGATCCGGACGCTGCTTTGTACTGGATGAATGCAATGCTGGAGGGTGGAGATGATCCGGTTTTTATATTCCGGCGATTACTCATTTTTGCCAGCGAGGACGTGGGACTGGCAGAGCCCAATGCCATCAGTATTGTTAATTCCTGTCAGGACGCCTTTATGAAATGCGGTATGCCGGAGGGAATGTATTTCCTCTCTCATGCATGCCTGTATCTTAGCATCTGTCCGAAAAGCAACAGTACCAAGGCGATTTTTGAAGTAAATCGGGAAATTTCGGAAAAAGGGGTTCAGGATATTCCGGCTTACCTGAAAGATAAAACTGCTAATAAAAAATCGGCACGTTTTCTGGATGTTGAAAATGCATCCGAGGATTATAAGTATCCGCACAGCTATCCCCATAATTGGGTGAAGCAACAATATCTTCCGGACAATCTTAAGAATAAAAACTGGTACGAGGCCGGAAGTCAGGGAAGAGAAGCAATGCTGTGGAAGAAATGGCAGGAGATTAAAGGAAAGGATCCTAAGGAATGA
- a CDS encoding acyl-CoA dehydrogenase family protein produces MDAVLERELSFDLNEDQKMIRESIKDFVEREVAPTVMKRDHSKEFPMEIVKKLGEMGMLGIYHDEQYGGAGFDTVSFCLVLEEIARWDASLALTVASHTSLGTGHIAIAGNHEQKMKYMPALTSGEQLAAWCLTEPGSGSDASGMKTSAIKKGDHYILNGSKIFITQGTVGDVYVVLAKTNPDLGTKGISAFIVEREWDGVNPGEPMHKLGMNSSDTSEVVFENVKVPAENLLGEEGRGFVDTMKILDGGRIGIASLSVGIARGALEESLKYSMERKQFGTAIGNFQYMEGKMVDMATEIDAARLLVQRAAWLKDNERPFTKEASMAKLFASELSVRAALEAIQIHGGYGYTEEYHVERFLRDSKLMTIGEGTSEVQRLIIARELKKAFS; encoded by the coding sequence ATGGACGCAGTCTTAGAAAGAGAACTTTCCTTCGATCTGAATGAAGATCAAAAGATGATACGAGAGAGCATCAAGGATTTCGTGGAGAGAGAAGTAGCTCCCACCGTTATGAAAAGAGATCACAGCAAAGAATTTCCAATGGAGATCGTTAAGAAGCTTGGTGAAATGGGCATGCTTGGGATCTACCACGACGAACAATACGGCGGTGCCGGATTTGATACAGTAAGTTTCTGCCTGGTACTGGAAGAGATTGCCCGATGGGATGCATCTCTTGCCCTTACCGTCGCATCACACACCTCACTGGGAACCGGTCACATTGCGATTGCAGGTAATCACGAACAAAAAATGAAGTATATGCCGGCTCTTACTTCCGGTGAGCAGCTGGCTGCATGGTGCCTGACCGAGCCCGGTTCTGGATCCGATGCTTCCGGGATGAAGACTTCCGCCATCAAAAAAGGTGATCACTATATCCTTAACGGTTCCAAGATATTCATTACACAAGGCACCGTTGGTGATGTTTACGTGGTGCTTGCAAAAACCAACCCCGACCTTGGCACAAAAGGAATAAGCGCATTCATAGTTGAAAGAGAATGGGATGGAGTAAATCCCGGAGAACCCATGCACAAGCTCGGCATGAATTCATCCGATACTTCTGAAGTTGTTTTTGAGAATGTGAAAGTGCCTGCAGAAAACCTATTAGGTGAAGAAGGCAGAGGTTTCGTAGATACTATGAAAATACTGGATGGAGGAAGGATCGGTATTGCTTCCCTGTCAGTAGGAATAGCCCGCGGTGCACTTGAGGAATCCCTCAAGTATTCCATGGAAAGAAAGCAGTTCGGTACAGCTATCGGAAACTTCCAATATATGGAAGGCAAAATGGTAGATATGGCTACAGAGATAGATGCAGCAAGACTGCTGGTTCAGCGGGCAGCCTGGCTGAAAGACAACGAGCGTCCTTTCACCAAGGAAGCTTCCATGGCTAAATTATTTGCCTCAGAGCTGTCTGTGAGAGCTGCTCTTGAAGCTATTCAGATCCATGGCGGTTACGGTTACACTGAAGAGTATCATGTAGAACGCTTCCTGCGTGACTCCAAGCTTATGACCATCGGTGAAGGCACTTCAGAAGTACAGCGCCTGATCATAGCACGTGAACTGAAAAAAGCATTTAGTTAA
- a CDS encoding acyl-CoA dehydrogenase — protein MSKNLFNIDDALLFESELNEEDRLIMETARDYAQSKLEPRALKGNTEEYFDMDIPKEMGEMGLLGVTIPEQYGGSDASYTAYGLIAREVERVDSGYRSFMSVQSSLVMYPINIFGTEEQKERFLPKLAAGEMIGCFGLTEPNHGSDPGSMETTALKTDGGWVLNGAKMWITNSPIADVAVVWAKAKENKDDKGVIRGFLVEKGMDGFTAPVTKYKMSLRASATGELVFDDVFVPDTNVFPDIKGLKGPFMCLNSARYGIAWGTIGAAEFCYQKARQYVLDRKQFGKPLAANQLIQTKLANMLTDITAMQMLALRLGKLKDEGRDHPSMTSLAKRNNCGKALEIARISRDMHGGNGITGDYRVIHHMVNLESVNTYEGTYDIHGLILGREITGIQSFQPLGNG, from the coding sequence ATGTCAAAGAACCTGTTCAACATAGATGATGCTCTTCTTTTCGAATCTGAACTGAACGAGGAAGATCGTCTGATCATGGAAACCGCGAGAGACTATGCTCAGTCTAAACTGGAACCCCGTGCACTGAAAGGAAATACCGAAGAGTATTTTGATATGGATATTCCGAAAGAAATGGGTGAAATGGGATTACTGGGGGTTACCATACCTGAGCAATACGGCGGCTCTGATGCATCCTATACCGCCTACGGTCTCATAGCAAGAGAAGTAGAGCGGGTAGACTCAGGCTACCGGTCATTTATGAGTGTGCAGTCCTCCCTGGTGATGTACCCTATCAATATATTTGGTACGGAGGAACAGAAAGAACGGTTTTTACCTAAACTAGCTGCCGGTGAAATGATCGGTTGCTTTGGTTTGACTGAACCCAATCACGGTTCTGATCCCGGATCGATGGAGACCACTGCTCTGAAAACTGACGGCGGTTGGGTACTGAATGGTGCAAAGATGTGGATCACTAACTCACCCATCGCAGATGTAGCAGTTGTGTGGGCAAAAGCAAAAGAAAATAAGGATGATAAAGGCGTGATCCGCGGCTTTCTGGTTGAGAAAGGAATGGACGGATTTACGGCTCCGGTCACCAAATACAAAATGTCCTTGAGAGCTTCAGCAACGGGCGAACTGGTCTTTGACGATGTCTTTGTTCCGGATACCAATGTATTTCCGGATATCAAAGGATTAAAAGGACCCTTCATGTGTCTTAACAGTGCCCGTTATGGTATTGCCTGGGGTACTATCGGTGCAGCAGAATTCTGCTATCAGAAAGCACGCCAGTACGTACTCGACAGAAAGCAGTTTGGAAAACCGCTTGCTGCCAACCAGCTGATACAGACCAAATTAGCAAATATGCTGACCGACATCACAGCTATGCAGATGCTGGCCCTCAGGCTGGGCAAACTTAAGGACGAAGGGCGTGACCATCCTTCAATGACCTCTCTGGCAAAACGAAATAACTGTGGAAAAGCACTTGAAATAGCCCGCATATCACGTGACATGCATGGAGGTAATGGAATTACCGGAGATTATCGTGTGATCCACCATATGGTAAATCTGGAATCCGTGAATACATATGAAGGAACTTATGATATCCATGGATTGATACTGGGCCGCGAGATCACCGGAATACAGTCATTTCAGCCCTTAGGCAACGGCTAG
- a CDS encoding MBL fold metallo-hydrolase, producing MSSSKATFGNFELYTIETGDFKLDGGAMFGVVPKTLWSRGITADDKNRIPMTMRCLLIRSEATGRIYLIDNGVGTKFDDKMSKIYQVDFSTKELLSSLKEHGFTPDDITDIIFTHLHFDHCGGTTYFDENGKLQHTFPNATYHVTRKHWETAIAPNAREKASFLAENIGPLMETERLNLVGDPVEYEKGLTSVVVNGHTLGQQLPKIDHGGRSLVFTADLLPTHVHVPLPWVMGYDMYPAQTLEEKKEFMDRAADENWFLYLEHDIQQEIIQIERDDHKYKVSNTLTLNEL from the coding sequence ATGAGCTCATCCAAAGCAACCTTCGGGAATTTTGAACTTTATACGATCGAAACCGGTGATTTTAAACTGGATGGCGGAGCTATGTTTGGTGTGGTTCCCAAAACATTATGGTCGCGCGGTATTACCGCCGATGACAAAAACCGTATTCCCATGACCATGCGCTGCCTGCTTATCCGGTCAGAAGCAACCGGACGGATTTACCTTATCGATAATGGCGTGGGAACAAAATTCGATGATAAGATGAGTAAGATCTACCAGGTGGATTTCAGCACTAAGGAGTTACTTTCCTCATTAAAAGAGCATGGATTTACTCCGGATGACATCACCGATATTATCTTTACACACCTGCATTTTGATCACTGCGGGGGTACCACCTATTTTGACGAAAACGGAAAACTTCAGCATACATTCCCTAATGCTACTTACCATGTAACCCGTAAACACTGGGAAACTGCAATTGCTCCTAATGCCAGGGAAAAGGCCAGTTTTCTAGCCGAAAATATTGGCCCTCTAATGGAAACGGAGCGTCTGAACCTGGTCGGTGATCCGGTTGAATATGAAAAAGGCCTTACATCCGTTGTGGTAAATGGACATACCCTGGGTCAGCAGCTCCCTAAGATCGATCATGGCGGAAGGTCACTCGTATTTACCGCAGATCTGCTTCCCACTCATGTCCATGTACCTCTCCCATGGGTAATGGGGTATGATATGTATCCTGCACAAACCCTGGAAGAGAAAAAAGAATTTATGGATCGTGCAGCAGACGAAAACTGGTTTCTGTATCTGGAACATGATATTCAACAGGAGATCATTCAGATCGAAAGAGATGATCATAAATATAAAGTCAGCAATACGCTGACACTTAATGAACTCTGA